One Xenopus tropicalis strain Nigerian chromosome 8, UCB_Xtro_10.0, whole genome shotgun sequence genomic window carries:
- the dnajc17 gene encoding dnaJ homolog subfamily C member 17, which yields MSSGKASKELLQMDLYGLLGVGPDATAKEIKKAYRQKALTCHPDKNPDNPRAAELFHQLSQALEVLTDGAAKAAYDNLRKAKEAAAKRTQKLDEKRKKVKLDLEAREREAQAVVTEEDEAQVAQTLEQEIIRLREEGSRQLEEQQRLVREQIKAEMEQRLRGYAASGAGDGLVSAKLKLKWKCKKDDETRGGYTEDVLRMLLQKYGQVSNLLVSSKKGSAIAEFSSFKAAEMAVRNESGLISNPLKISWLESPPSSFLQENSSSSSANIHSAPFQGSVRSERDFESLVMMKMRQAAERQRLIEQMQREDE from the exons ATGTCTTCTGGAAAGGCTTCTAAGGAATTACTCCAGATGGACCTGTAcgggctgctgggagtggggccTGATGCAACAGCGAAAGAG ATTAAGAAAGCATACAGACAGAAAGCGCTAACTTGCCATCCAGACAAGAATCCGGACAACCCTCGGGCAG ctgaaCTATTTCATCAGCTGTCTCAGGCCTTGGAAGTGTTGACGGATGGTGCTGCCAAG GCTGCATATGACAATCTCCGGAAAGCTAAAGAGGCTGCTGCAAAAAGAACACAAAAGCTAGATgagaagagaaaaaaagtaaAGCTTG ACTTGGAGGCTCGTGAGCGGGAAGCACAGGCTGTGGTGACAGAAGAGGATGAAGCACAAGTGGCACAAACATTGGAACAAGAG ATCATACGCCTGCGGGAAGAAGGATCACGGCAGCTGGAAGAGCAACAGAGGCTGGTACGGGAGCAGATCAAAGCAGAGATGGAACAGAGGCTGCGAG GTTATGCCGCCAGTGGTGCTGGAGATGGGCTAGTGTCTGCTAAACTTAAG CTAAAATGGAAGTGCAAGAAGGATGATGAGACAAGAGGTGGTTATACGGAAGATGTGCTTAGGATGCTCCTTCAAAAG TATGGGCAAGTTTCTAATTTACTCGTCTCCAGCAAGAAAGGATCTGCTATAGCAGAGTTTTCATCATTTAAAGCAGCG GAAATGGCAGTGAGAAACGAATCCGGCCTTATAAGTAACCCTCTAAAGATATCCTGGCTGGAAAGCCCTCCATCTTCCTTTCTCCAGGAGAATTCCAGTTCTTCATCTGCCAATATTCACTCTGCACCTTTCCAG GGTTCTGTACGCTCAGAGCGGGATTTTGAAAGCTTAGTGATGATGAAGATGAGACAAGCTGCTGAGCGCCAGCGGCTCATAGAGCAAATGCAAAGAGAAGATGAGTGA
- the zfyve19 gene encoding abscission/NoCut checkpoint regulator isoform X1 — translation MDRRCFGCASKFSIFKKECGCKSCGHSFCGSCLGFSAVLPQYGNTKQKVCRRCHETISSGGNKKNDPSKWSPPENYKKRVAALEAKTNQSKGVQRAPGAYSSITDSSYHGLSAEDRAIAERLGRLREETKPKAVPSTAEIESRLEALRKDPDRHVPSAEEMEDRLAVLQGRTPVSRTQRQVHQPPDTRTQGQRAEDLLTQLNEEVAIDQNCEEAPQSQDFSAAPKNDLNRVDGKDSWAEMDPAQLEEEKNKILSQAAAELKDENTRAEKFLETAKRLAVLQGKDPDKVTIDSYKLPDSDEETEEEAIQRVLKQLSEEVVLDEASGFNIPPDQNRPEASSLNMPVGNKLHLQGKVTTKSQPPAARTTPREADSDEEELPWCCICNEDAILRCHDCDDDLYCKRCFREGHDEFDRKEHRTSSYKPPKKKRGR, via the exons ATGGATAGAAGGTGTTTTGGCTGTGCTTCCAAGTTCTCCATCTTCAAGAAAGAG TGTGGTTGCAAGTCCTGTGGGCATTCATTCTGTGGCAGTTGCTTGGGTTTTAGTGCAGTACTCCCCCAGTATGGGAACACCAAACAGAAAGTCTGCAGGCGTTGCCATGAAACAATCAGCAG tgGAGGAAATAAAAAGAACGATCCTTCCAAATGGTCCCCTCCAGAAAATTACAAAAA GCGAGTAGCAGCCCTTGAAGCCAAGACAAATCAATCCAAGGGGGTGCAAAGAGCTCCAGGCGCATACAGTTCGATTACAGATTCTAGTTACCATGGATTGTCAGCTGAGGATAGAGCCATAGCTGAGCGTCTGGGAAGGCTTAGAGAAGAAACCAAGCCCA AAGCCGTTCCTTCAACTGCGGAGATAGAATCCAGGTTAGAAGCCTTGAGGAAAGACCCAGATCGGCATGTCCCATCAGCAGAAGAGATGGAGGACCGCTTAGCTGTATTACAAGGTCGAACTCCTGTATCCAGAACTCAGAGACAG GTTCACCAGCCACCTGACACCAGAACACAGGGCCAAAGGGCTGAGGACTTGCTGACTCAGCTGAACGAAGAGGTGGCCATTGATCAAAACTGTGAGGAAGCTCCTCAGTCACAAG ACTTTAGTGCTGCACCTAAGAATGACCTAAATAGAGTAGATGGGAAGGACAGCTGGGCAGAAATGGATCCTGCACAACTTGAGGAAGAGAAGAACAAAATCCTGTCACAAGCTGCAGCAGAGCTAAAAGATGAGAACACAAGGGCAGAAAAGTTCTTGGAGACAGCCAAACGGCTGGCTGTGCTACAAGGCAAAGACCCAGACAAAG TTACTATAGACAGCTATAAACTGCCTGACAGCGATGAGGAAACTGAGGAGGAAGCCATACAGAGAGTGCTCAAGCAG CTCTCAGAGGAAGTTGTTCTAGATGAAGCCAGCGGCTTTAACATCCCCCCTGATCAAAACAGACCAGAAGCCAGCAGCTTAAACATGCCAGTGGGTAATAAACTTCATCTACAAGGAAAG GTCACCACAAAAAGCCAACCTCCAGCTGCAAGAACAACTCCCAGAGAGGCTGACAGTGATGAAGAGGAGCTGCCATGGTGTTGCATTTGTAATGAGGATGCTATTTTGAGGTGTCATGACTGTGATGATGATCTGTACTGCAAGAGATGCTTTAG GGAAGGGCACGATGAGTTTGACCGGAAGGAACACAGAACATCTAGTTACAAGCCACCAAAGAAAAAGAGGggaagataa
- the zfyve19 gene encoding abscission/NoCut checkpoint regulator (The RefSeq protein has 2 substitutions compared to this genomic sequence), which yields MDRRCFGCASKFSIFKKECGCKSCGHSFCGSCLGFSAVLPQYGNTKQKVCRRCHETISSGGNKKNDPSKWSPPENYKKRVAALEAKTNQSKGVQRAPGAYSSITDSSYHGLSAEDRAIAERLGRLREETKPKAVPSTAEIESRLKALRKDPDRHVPSAEEMEDRLAVLQGRTPVSRTQRQVHQPPDTRTQGQRAEDLLTQLNEEVAIDQNCEEAPQSQDFSAAPKNDLNRVDGKDSWAEMDPAQLEEEKNKILSQAAAELKDENTRAEKFLETAKRLAVLQGKDPDKVTIDSYKLPDSDEETEEEAIQRVLKQLSEEVVLDEASGFNIPPDQNRPEASSLNMPVGNKLYLQGKVTTKSQPPAARTTPREADSDEEELPWCCICNEDAILRCHDCDDDLYCKRCFREGHDEFDRKEHRTSSYKPPKKKRGR from the exons ATGGATAGAAGGTGTTTTGGCTGTGCTTCCAAGTTCTCCATCTTCAAGAAAGAG TGTGGTTGCAAGTCCTGTGGGCATTCATTCTGTGGCAGTTGCTTGGGTTTTAGTGCAGTACTCCCCCAGTATGGGAACACCAAACAGAAAGTCTGCAGGCGTTGCCATGAAACAATCAGCAG tgGAGGAAATAAAAAGAACGATCCTTCCAAATGGTCCCCTCCAGAAAATTACAAAAA GCGAGTAGCAGCCCTTGAAGCCAAGACAAATCAATCCAAGGGGGTGCAAAGAGCTCCAGGCGCATACAGTTCGATTACAGATTCTAGTTACCATGGATTGTCAGCTGAGGATAGAGCCATAGCTGAGCGTCTGGGAAGGCTTAGAGAAGAAACCAAGCCCA AAGCCGTTCCTTCAACTGCGGAGATAGAATCCAGGTTAGAAGCCTTGAGGAAAGACCCAGATCGGCATGTCCCATCAGCAGAAGAGATGGAGGACCGCTTAGCTGTATTACAAGGTCGAACTCCTGTATCCAGAACTCAGAGACAG GTTCACCAGCCACCTGACACCAGAACACAGGGCCAAAGGGCTGAGGACTTGCTGACTCAGCTGAACGAAGAGGTGGCCATTGATCAAAACTGTGAGGAAGCTCCTCAGTCACAAG ACTTTAGTGCTGCACCTAAGAATGACCTAAATAGAGTAGATGGGAAGGACAGCTGGGCAGAAATGGATCCTGCACAACTTGAGGAAGAGAAGAACAAAATCCTGTCACAAGCTGCAGCAGAGCTAAAAGATGAGAACACAAGGGCAGAAAAGTTCTTGGAGACAGCCAAACGGCTGGCTGTGCTACAAGGCAAAGACCCAGACAAAG TTACTATAGACAGCTATAAACTGCCTGACAGCGATGAGGAAACTGAGGAGGAAGCCATACAGAGAGTGCTCAAGCAG CTCTCAGAGGAAGTTGTTCTAGATGAAGCCAGCGGCTTTAACATCCCCCCTGATCAAAACAGACCAGAAGCCAGCAGCTTAAACATGCCAGTGGGTAATAAACTTCATCTACAAGGAAAG GTCACCACAAAAAGCCAACCTCCAGCTGCAAGAACAACTCCCAGAGAGGCTGACAGTGATGAAGAGGAGCTGCCATGGTGTTGCATTTGTAATGAGGATGCTATTTTGAGGTGTCATGACTGTGATGATGATCTGTACTGCAAGAGATGCTTTAG GGAAGGGCACGATGAGTTTGACCGGAAGGAACACAGAACATCTAGTTACAAGCCACCAAAGAAAAAGAGGggaagataa